From a single Hippea jasoniae genomic region:
- the rpsL gene encoding 30S ribosomal protein S12, producing the protein MPTINQLVRKGRKQVKAKKKTLALQGCPQRRGVCTRVYTTTPKKPNSALRKVARVKLTTGYEVTAYIPGEGHNLQEHSIVLVRGGRVKDLPGVRYHIIRGALDAAGVEGRKQGRSKYGTKKPKE; encoded by the coding sequence GTGCCTACGATTAACCAACTTGTAAGGAAGGGTAGAAAGCAGGTAAAAGCAAAGAAAAAGACACTTGCCCTTCAGGGTTGTCCTCAAAGAAGGGGTGTGTGTACAAGGGTTTATACAACAACACCAAAAAAACCTAACTCAGCTTTAAGAAAGGTTGCAAGGGTAAAATTGACAACGGGTTATGAGGTAACAGCCTATATACCTGGTGAGGGTCACAACCTGCAGGAGCACTCAATTGTGCTTGTCAGGGGTGGAAGGGTTAAAGACCTTCCAGGTGTTAGATATCACATTATCAGGGGCGCTTTGGATGCAGCCGGTGTTGAAGGTAGAAAACAGGGACGCTCCAAATATGGAACAAAGAAGCCCAAGGAGTAA
- the fusA gene encoding elongation factor G, producing MARKYQLKKLRNIGIIAHIDAGKTTTTERILYYTGVSHKIGEVHEGTATMDWMEQEKERGITITSASTTCFWKEHMINIIDTPGHVDFTVEVERALRVLDGAVGVFCAVGGVEPQSETVWRQADKYHVPRIAFVNKMDRIGADFFNVVQEIDEKLNGNPLVIQLPIGSESNFVGVIDLIRMKAIIWDSDVLGAKFSIKDIPEELADQALEYRNKLIEKLADFDDEIMEKYLEGEDISEDKIVSAIRKATIKTQVTPVLCGSAFKNKGVQPLLDAVVDFLPSPLDIPPVKGIDPKTGEEIERKADENEPLSLLAFKIMSDPYVGKLTYFRVYSGTLKAGSYAYNSTKGKTERVGRLLRMHANKREDVDVVYAGDIAAAIGLKYTTTGDTLCDEKNPIVLESMEFPEPVISVAVEPKTKADRDKLSNALQKLAEEDPTFRIRYDEETNQTIISGMGELHLEIIVDRLKREFKVGVNVGKPQVAYKESIKGKVKQEGKFVRQTGGHGQYGHVWIEIEPLERGKGFEFVDKIVGGVIPKEFIPAVEAGVKEAMESGIVAGYPVVDVRVTLFDGSYHEVDSSDMAFKIAGSMAFREAAKKAKPYLLEPVMDVEVTTPEQYLGDVMGDINSRRGKIKSMGEKGNLKIIKAHIPLGEMFGYATVLRSITQGRGTYTMQFSHYEEVPKNIAEKIIKKEA from the coding sequence GTGGCACGAAAGTATCAGCTTAAGAAGTTGAGGAATATAGGAATAATAGCTCATATCGATGCTGGCAAGACAACCACGACCGAAAGAATCCTTTACTATACAGGTGTTTCACACAAGATTGGTGAGGTTCATGAAGGAACAGCAACTATGGACTGGATGGAGCAGGAAAAGGAAAGGGGTATCACAATAACCTCTGCTTCCACAACCTGCTTCTGGAAAGAGCATATGATAAACATCATAGATACACCAGGGCATGTGGATTTTACCGTTGAGGTTGAAAGGGCCTTGAGGGTATTGGATGGCGCTGTAGGTGTGTTTTGTGCTGTTGGTGGTGTTGAGCCTCAAAGTGAAACAGTCTGGAGACAGGCGGATAAATACCATGTTCCAAGGATTGCCTTTGTTAATAAGATGGATAGAATTGGTGCAGACTTCTTTAATGTTGTTCAAGAGATTGATGAAAAGCTAAACGGTAATCCGCTTGTTATTCAGCTGCCCATCGGTAGCGAAAGTAACTTTGTAGGTGTTATTGATTTGATAAGAATGAAAGCAATCATCTGGGATTCTGATGTGCTGGGTGCTAAATTTTCAATAAAAGATATACCGGAAGAATTGGCCGATCAGGCATTAGAATATAGAAATAAATTAATCGAGAAGCTTGCAGATTTTGATGATGAGATAATGGAGAAATATTTAGAGGGTGAGGATATCTCTGAAGATAAAATTGTTTCTGCTATAAGAAAAGCTACAATAAAGACACAGGTTACGCCTGTTTTATGTGGTAGTGCATTTAAGAATAAAGGTGTTCAGCCTCTGTTGGATGCTGTTGTTGACTTCCTGCCCTCTCCACTTGATATACCGCCTGTTAAGGGAATAGACCCAAAAACAGGTGAGGAGATCGAAAGAAAAGCCGATGAAAATGAGCCTTTGAGTTTGCTTGCCTTTAAAATTATGAGTGATCCGTATGTTGGTAAGCTTACATACTTTAGAGTATATTCAGGAACGCTGAAAGCTGGCTCTTATGCTTACAACTCTACCAAGGGCAAAACCGAAAGGGTTGGAAGGCTTCTTAGGATGCATGCCAACAAAAGAGAGGATGTTGATGTTGTTTATGCAGGTGATATAGCCGCTGCAATCGGTTTAAAATACACAACAACGGGTGATACATTGTGCGATGAAAAGAATCCCATAGTGCTTGAATCTATGGAATTTCCTGAGCCTGTTATATCTGTTGCGGTTGAGCCAAAAACAAAAGCAGATAGAGATAAATTATCCAATGCACTTCAAAAACTTGCTGAAGAAGACCCAACCTTTAGAATTAGATACGATGAGGAGACCAACCAAACGATTATTTCTGGAATGGGTGAGTTGCATCTTGAGATCATTGTTGACAGGCTGAAAAGGGAATTCAAGGTTGGTGTTAATGTAGGTAAACCGCAGGTTGCATATAAAGAAAGCATCAAAGGCAAGGTCAAACAGGAAGGAAAGTTTGTAAGGCAGACCGGCGGTCATGGTCAGTACGGTCATGTCTGGATAGAGATAGAGCCGCTTGAAAGAGGTAAAGGTTTTGAGTTTGTCGATAAGATTGTGGGTGGTGTAATACCCAAAGAGTTTATACCTGCTGTTGAGGCAGGAGTTAAAGAGGCTATGGAAAGCGGTATCGTTGCCGGTTATCCTGTTGTTGATGTAAGGGTTACATTGTTTGATGGTTCATACCATGAGGTTGACTCATCCGATATGGCATTTAAGATTGCAGGTAGTATGGCATTTAGAGAAGCGGCAAAGAAAGCAAAACCCTATCTGCTTGAGCCTGTAATGGATGTGGAGGTTACGACACCAGAGCAGTATCTTGGCGATGTTATGGGCGATATAAACTCCCGCAGGGGCAAGATCAAAAGCATGGGTGAAAAGGGTAACCTTAAAATAATTAAAGCCCATATACCGCTTGGAGAGATGTTTGGATATGCAACGGTTCTACGCTCAATAACGCAGGGTAGAGGAACCTATACAATGCAGTTCTCTCATTATGAAGAAGTGCCAAAAAATATTGCAGAGAAAATAATAAAGAAAGAAGCTTAA
- the rpsG gene encoding 30S ribosomal protein S7, translating to MRRRRAEKREVPADLVYGSVLVSKIINKIMWDGKKSIASRIFYKAMDLVKEKTGEDPMEVLQKAIENITPKIEVRPRRVGGATYQVPVEVRPDRQRSLAVRWLVDYARQRSERRMFERLAGEIIDAANNRGGAVKKREDTHKMAEANRAFAHYRW from the coding sequence ATGAGGCGAAGAAGAGCAGAAAAAAGAGAGGTTCCAGCTGATCTGGTTTATGGCAGTGTTCTTGTAAGTAAGATTATCAATAAAATTATGTGGGATGGCAAAAAATCTATAGCAAGTAGAATTTTTTATAAGGCTATGGATCTTGTAAAAGAAAAAACGGGCGAGGATCCGATGGAGGTTTTACAAAAAGCCATCGAGAATATAACGCCCAAAATCGAGGTTAGACCAAGAAGGGTTGGTGGTGCTACATATCAGGTGCCTGTAGAGGTAAGGCCTGATAGACAGAGAAGCCTTGCCGTTAGATGGCTTGTTGATTATGCAAGACAGAGAAGCGAAAGGCGAATGTTTGAGCGTTTAGCTGGTGAAATAATAGATGCTGCCAACAATAGGGGCGGCGCAGTTAAGAAGAGAGAAGATACCCATAAGATGGCAGAGGCCAACAGGGCATTTGCACACTACAGATGGTAA
- a CDS encoding GTP-binding protein, whose amino-acid sequence MAKEKYVRSKPHVNIGTIGHVDHGKTTLTAAITKVLAQKGKAEFKDYNEIDNAPEERERGVTINTAHVEYETDKRHYAHVDCPGHADYIKNMITGAAQMDGAILVVSAADGPMPQTREHILLARQVNVPYIVVFLNKVDMVDDEELVDLVEMEVRELLSKYGFPGDDVPVIRGSALKALETPEGESNEWTKAIEELMDAVDEYIPTPQREA is encoded by the coding sequence ATGGCAAAGGAAAAATATGTCCGCTCAAAACCACATGTTAATATCGGTACAATCGGCCATGTTGACCACGGAAAAACAACCCTAACAGCAGCCATCACAAAGGTATTGGCTCAGAAGGGAAAAGCAGAGTTCAAAGACTACAACGAAATCGATAACGCACCAGAGGAAAGGGAAAGAGGTGTTACAATCAACACCGCTCATGTTGAGTATGAAACAGACAAACGCCACTATGCACATGTTGACTGCCCAGGGCATGCTGACTACATCAAGAACATGATCACCGGTGCAGCCCAGATGGATGGTGCAATACTTGTTGTATCTGCAGCAGATGGTCCAATGCCACAGACAAGAGAGCACATCCTTCTTGCAAGACAGGTTAATGTTCCCTACATCGTTGTTTTCCTAAACAAGGTTGATATGGTTGATGATGAAGAGCTTGTTGACCTTGTAGAGATGGAGGTAAGGGAACTACTATCAAAATATGGTTTCCCTGGCGATGATGTACCTGTAATCAGGGGTTCTGCCCTGAAGGCTCTTGAAACACCAGAGGGTGAGTCCAACGAATGGACAAAGGCAATAGAGGAATTAATGGATGCAGTTGATGAATATATCCCAACACCTCAAAGAGAGGCAG